In Neofelis nebulosa isolate mNeoNeb1 chromosome 10, mNeoNeb1.pri, whole genome shotgun sequence, one DNA window encodes the following:
- the ZNF202 gene encoding zinc finger protein 202 isoform X3, which translates to MATALEPEDQDLWEEEGILMVKLEDDFTCRPESVLQRDDPVLETSHQNFRRFRYQEAASPREALIRLRELCHQWLRPERRTKEQILELLVLEQFLTVLPGELQSWVRGQRPESGEEAVTLVEGLQKQPRRPRRWVTVHVHGQEVLSEETVHPGAEPESPNELQNAVQTSTPEESHEETTQSPDLGPPEEPSVCHELEFQPLQQSEVPVPQGPDLPEERSPGNPEMVAFLTALSQGLVTFKDVAVCFSQDQWSDMDPTQKEFYGEYVLEEDCGIVVSLSFPIPRLDEISHVREEEPLVPDIPEPQEPQEPEILSFTYTGDRSEDEEEYLEQEDVSLEDIHRSILGDPEIHQTPDWEIVFEDDPSRPNERSFGTNTSQVNSLSNLRETMPICPLLGRHHDCPVCGKSFTCNSHLVRHLRTHTGEKPYKCMECGKSYTRSSHLARHQKVHKMGTAYKFPLNRKNLDETSPLVQPERTPPVEKPFRCDDCGKHFRWTSDLVRHQRTHTGEKPFFCTICGKSFSQKSVLTTHQRIHLGGKPYLCGECGEDFSDHRRYLAHRKTHAAEELYLCSECGRCFNHSAAFAKHLRGHASVRPCRCNECGKSFSRRDHLVRHQRTHTGEKPFTCSTCGKSFSRGYHLIRHQRTHSEKTS; encoded by the exons ATGGCTACAGCCTTGGAACCAGAGGACCAGGATCTTTGGGAAGAAGAGGGAATCCTGATGGTGAAATTGGAAGACGATTTCACCTGTAGGCCAGAGTCTGTCTTACAGAGAGATGACCCTGTGCTTGAGACCTCACACCAGAACTTCCGGCGCTTCCGCTACCAGGAAGCAGCAAGCCCTCGAGAAGCTCTCATTCGGCTGCGAGAACTTTGTCATCAGTGGCTGAGGCCGGAAAGGCGGACGAAGGAGCAGATCTTAGAGCTGCTTGTGCTGGAACAGTTCCTTACCGTCCTGCCCGGAGAACTACAGAGCTGGGTGCGGGGCCAGCGGCCAGAGAGTGGCGAGGAGGCCGTGACGCTGGTGGAGGGTTTGCAGAAACAACCCAGGAGACCAAGGCGGTGG GTGACTGTCCATGTTCATGGGCAGGAAGTCCTGTCAGAGGAGACGGTGCATCCAGGAGCAGAGCCCGAATCACCTAACGAGCTGCAGAACGCTGTGCAGACCTCAACTCCTGAGGAGTCCCACGAGGAAACCACGCAGAGCCCAGACCTGGGGCCACCGGAAGAGCCGAGCGTGTGCCACGAACTGGAATTTCAGCCCCTGCAGCAGAGCG AGGTTCCAGTGCCACAGGGCCCAGACCTTCCTGAAGAGAGGAGCCCTGGAAACCCAGAGATGGTTGCCTTTCTTACTGCTCTCTCACAG GGATTGGTAACTTTCAAGGACGTGGCTGTGTGCTTCTCCCAGGACCAGTGGAGCGATATGGATCCAACACAGAAAGAGTTCTATGGAGAATATGTCTTGGAGGAAGACTGTGGAATTGTGGTCTCTTTGT CGTTTCCAATCCCCAGACTAGATGAGATCTCCCACGTTAGAGAGGAAGAGCCTTTGGTCCCAGATATCCCAGAGCCTCAAGAGCCTCAAGAGCCAGAAATCCTGAGTTTTACCTACACAG GAGACAGGAGTGAAGACGAGGAAGAGTACCTTGAGCAAGAAGATGTAAGTTTGGAGGATATACACAGATCTATTTTGGGAGATCCAGAAATCCACCAGACTCCAGACTGGGAAATAGTCTTTGAGGATGATCCAAGTAGACCTAACGAGAGAAGCTTTGGTACAAATACTTCTCAAGTCAATAGTTTATCGAATCTTCGGGAAACCATGCCTATCTGCCCTCTGTTAGGGAGACACCACGACTGCCCTGTATGTGGAAAAAGTTTCACTTGCAACTCCCACCTTGTTAGACACCTGAGAACTCACACGGGAGAGAAACCATATAAGTGTATGGAGTGTGGGAAAAGTTACACGCGGAGCTCACATCTTGCCAGGCACCAGAAGGTTCACAAAATGGGCACTGCTTATAAATTTCCCCTAAACCGGAAGAATTTGGATGAGACCTCCCCTCTGGTCCAGCCTGAGAGAACTCCTCCCGTTGAGAAACCCTTTAGATGTGACGATTGCGGAAAACACTTCCGCTGGACTTCGGACCTTGTCCGGCATCAGAGGACACACACGGGGGAAAAACCCTTCTTCTGTACTATTTGTGGCAAGAGCTTCAGCCAGAAATCCGTGCTGACGACACACCAAAGAATCCACCTTGGGGGCAAACCCTACCTGTGTGGAGAGTGTGGAGAGGACTTCAGTGACCACAGGCGGTACCTGGCGCACCGGAAGACGCACGCGGCAGAGGAGCTCTACCTCTGTAGCGAGTGCGGGCGGTGCTTCAACCACAGCGCCGCGTTCGCCAAGCACCTCAGGGGACACGCCTCGGTGAGGCCCTGCCGGTGCAACGAATGTGGGAAAAGCTTCAGTCGGAGGGACCACCTCGTCCGGCATCAAAGAACACACACTGGCGAGAAACCATTCACGTGCTCTACCTGCGGAAAGAGCTTCAGCAGGGGCTATCACTTAATCAGGCATCAGAGGACCCACTCAGAAAAGACCTCCTAG
- the ZNF202 gene encoding zinc finger protein 202 isoform X2: MVPWEKLLEVPRLRRGGNDTVSSRWCETPPHPQSRTMATALEPEDQDLWEEEGILMVKLEDDFTCRPESVLQRDDPVLETSHQNFRRFRYQEAASPREALIRLRELCHQWLRPERRTKEQILELLVLEQFLTVLPGELQSWVRGQRPESGEEAVTLVEGLQKQPRRPRRWVTVHVHGQEVLSEETVHPGAEPESPNELQNAVQTSTPEESHEETTQSPDLGPPEEPSVCHELEFQPLQQSEVPVPQGPDLPEERSPGNPEMVAFLTALSQGLVTFKDVAVCFSQDQWSDMDPTQKEFYGEYVLEEDCGIVVSLSFPIPRLDEISHVREEEPLVPDIPEPQEPQEPEILSFTYTGDRSEDEEEYLEQEDVSLEDIHRSILGDPEIHQTPDWEIVFEDDPSRPNERSFGTNTSQVNSLSNLRETMPICPLLGRHHDCPVCGKSFTCNSHLVRHLRTHTGEKPYKCMECGKSYTRSSHLARHQKVHKMGTAYKFPLNRKNLDETSPLVQPERTPPVEKPFRCDDCGKHFRWTSDLVRHQRTHTGEKPFFCTICGKSFSQKSVLTTHQRIHLGGKPYLCGECGEDFSDHRRYLAHRKTHAAEELYLCSECGRCFNHSAAFAKHLRGHASVRPCRCNECGKSFSRRDHLVRHQRTHTGEKPFTCSTCGKSFSRGYHLIRHQRTHSEKTS; this comes from the exons ATG gTCCCTTGGGAGAAACTCCTTGAGGTGCCCAGGCTGAGACGGGGGGGTAATGACACTGTGAGCTCTAGATGGTGTGAGACCCCTCCGCACCCCCAGAGCCGAACAATGGCTACAGCCTTGGAACCAGAGGACCAGGATCTTTGGGAAGAAGAGGGAATCCTGATGGTGAAATTGGAAGACGATTTCACCTGTAGGCCAGAGTCTGTCTTACAGAGAGATGACCCTGTGCTTGAGACCTCACACCAGAACTTCCGGCGCTTCCGCTACCAGGAAGCAGCAAGCCCTCGAGAAGCTCTCATTCGGCTGCGAGAACTTTGTCATCAGTGGCTGAGGCCGGAAAGGCGGACGAAGGAGCAGATCTTAGAGCTGCTTGTGCTGGAACAGTTCCTTACCGTCCTGCCCGGAGAACTACAGAGCTGGGTGCGGGGCCAGCGGCCAGAGAGTGGCGAGGAGGCCGTGACGCTGGTGGAGGGTTTGCAGAAACAACCCAGGAGACCAAGGCGGTGG GTGACTGTCCATGTTCATGGGCAGGAAGTCCTGTCAGAGGAGACGGTGCATCCAGGAGCAGAGCCCGAATCACCTAACGAGCTGCAGAACGCTGTGCAGACCTCAACTCCTGAGGAGTCCCACGAGGAAACCACGCAGAGCCCAGACCTGGGGCCACCGGAAGAGCCGAGCGTGTGCCACGAACTGGAATTTCAGCCCCTGCAGCAGAGCG AGGTTCCAGTGCCACAGGGCCCAGACCTTCCTGAAGAGAGGAGCCCTGGAAACCCAGAGATGGTTGCCTTTCTTACTGCTCTCTCACAG GGATTGGTAACTTTCAAGGACGTGGCTGTGTGCTTCTCCCAGGACCAGTGGAGCGATATGGATCCAACACAGAAAGAGTTCTATGGAGAATATGTCTTGGAGGAAGACTGTGGAATTGTGGTCTCTTTGT CGTTTCCAATCCCCAGACTAGATGAGATCTCCCACGTTAGAGAGGAAGAGCCTTTGGTCCCAGATATCCCAGAGCCTCAAGAGCCTCAAGAGCCAGAAATCCTGAGTTTTACCTACACAG GAGACAGGAGTGAAGACGAGGAAGAGTACCTTGAGCAAGAAGATGTAAGTTTGGAGGATATACACAGATCTATTTTGGGAGATCCAGAAATCCACCAGACTCCAGACTGGGAAATAGTCTTTGAGGATGATCCAAGTAGACCTAACGAGAGAAGCTTTGGTACAAATACTTCTCAAGTCAATAGTTTATCGAATCTTCGGGAAACCATGCCTATCTGCCCTCTGTTAGGGAGACACCACGACTGCCCTGTATGTGGAAAAAGTTTCACTTGCAACTCCCACCTTGTTAGACACCTGAGAACTCACACGGGAGAGAAACCATATAAGTGTATGGAGTGTGGGAAAAGTTACACGCGGAGCTCACATCTTGCCAGGCACCAGAAGGTTCACAAAATGGGCACTGCTTATAAATTTCCCCTAAACCGGAAGAATTTGGATGAGACCTCCCCTCTGGTCCAGCCTGAGAGAACTCCTCCCGTTGAGAAACCCTTTAGATGTGACGATTGCGGAAAACACTTCCGCTGGACTTCGGACCTTGTCCGGCATCAGAGGACACACACGGGGGAAAAACCCTTCTTCTGTACTATTTGTGGCAAGAGCTTCAGCCAGAAATCCGTGCTGACGACACACCAAAGAATCCACCTTGGGGGCAAACCCTACCTGTGTGGAGAGTGTGGAGAGGACTTCAGTGACCACAGGCGGTACCTGGCGCACCGGAAGACGCACGCGGCAGAGGAGCTCTACCTCTGTAGCGAGTGCGGGCGGTGCTTCAACCACAGCGCCGCGTTCGCCAAGCACCTCAGGGGACACGCCTCGGTGAGGCCCTGCCGGTGCAACGAATGTGGGAAAAGCTTCAGTCGGAGGGACCACCTCGTCCGGCATCAAAGAACACACACTGGCGAGAAACCATTCACGTGCTCTACCTGCGGAAAGAGCTTCAGCAGGGGCTATCACTTAATCAGGCATCAGAGGACCCACTCAGAAAAGACCTCCTAG
- the ZNF202 gene encoding zinc finger protein 202 isoform X1 — protein MAVKTRGRGFNSLRRCGACRVMVELRSVVPVCDLMLIWLSVSPSLPQVPWEKLLEVPRLRRGGNDTVSSRWCETPPHPQSRTMATALEPEDQDLWEEEGILMVKLEDDFTCRPESVLQRDDPVLETSHQNFRRFRYQEAASPREALIRLRELCHQWLRPERRTKEQILELLVLEQFLTVLPGELQSWVRGQRPESGEEAVTLVEGLQKQPRRPRRWVTVHVHGQEVLSEETVHPGAEPESPNELQNAVQTSTPEESHEETTQSPDLGPPEEPSVCHELEFQPLQQSEVPVPQGPDLPEERSPGNPEMVAFLTALSQGLVTFKDVAVCFSQDQWSDMDPTQKEFYGEYVLEEDCGIVVSLSFPIPRLDEISHVREEEPLVPDIPEPQEPQEPEILSFTYTGDRSEDEEEYLEQEDVSLEDIHRSILGDPEIHQTPDWEIVFEDDPSRPNERSFGTNTSQVNSLSNLRETMPICPLLGRHHDCPVCGKSFTCNSHLVRHLRTHTGEKPYKCMECGKSYTRSSHLARHQKVHKMGTAYKFPLNRKNLDETSPLVQPERTPPVEKPFRCDDCGKHFRWTSDLVRHQRTHTGEKPFFCTICGKSFSQKSVLTTHQRIHLGGKPYLCGECGEDFSDHRRYLAHRKTHAAEELYLCSECGRCFNHSAAFAKHLRGHASVRPCRCNECGKSFSRRDHLVRHQRTHTGEKPFTCSTCGKSFSRGYHLIRHQRTHSEKTS, from the exons ATGGCTGTGAAGACGAGGGGCAGGGGATTTAATAGTTTGAGGAGGTGTGGTGCGTGCAGGGTTATGGTTGAACTCAGAAGCGTTGTCCCTGTGTGTGATCTCATGCTTATATggttgtctgtctctccttctctgccccaggTCCCTTGGGAGAAACTCCTTGAGGTGCCCAGGCTGAGACGGGGGGGTAATGACACTGTGAGCTCTAGATGGTGTGAGACCCCTCCGCACCCCCAGAGCCGAACAATGGCTACAGCCTTGGAACCAGAGGACCAGGATCTTTGGGAAGAAGAGGGAATCCTGATGGTGAAATTGGAAGACGATTTCACCTGTAGGCCAGAGTCTGTCTTACAGAGAGATGACCCTGTGCTTGAGACCTCACACCAGAACTTCCGGCGCTTCCGCTACCAGGAAGCAGCAAGCCCTCGAGAAGCTCTCATTCGGCTGCGAGAACTTTGTCATCAGTGGCTGAGGCCGGAAAGGCGGACGAAGGAGCAGATCTTAGAGCTGCTTGTGCTGGAACAGTTCCTTACCGTCCTGCCCGGAGAACTACAGAGCTGGGTGCGGGGCCAGCGGCCAGAGAGTGGCGAGGAGGCCGTGACGCTGGTGGAGGGTTTGCAGAAACAACCCAGGAGACCAAGGCGGTGG GTGACTGTCCATGTTCATGGGCAGGAAGTCCTGTCAGAGGAGACGGTGCATCCAGGAGCAGAGCCCGAATCACCTAACGAGCTGCAGAACGCTGTGCAGACCTCAACTCCTGAGGAGTCCCACGAGGAAACCACGCAGAGCCCAGACCTGGGGCCACCGGAAGAGCCGAGCGTGTGCCACGAACTGGAATTTCAGCCCCTGCAGCAGAGCG AGGTTCCAGTGCCACAGGGCCCAGACCTTCCTGAAGAGAGGAGCCCTGGAAACCCAGAGATGGTTGCCTTTCTTACTGCTCTCTCACAG GGATTGGTAACTTTCAAGGACGTGGCTGTGTGCTTCTCCCAGGACCAGTGGAGCGATATGGATCCAACACAGAAAGAGTTCTATGGAGAATATGTCTTGGAGGAAGACTGTGGAATTGTGGTCTCTTTGT CGTTTCCAATCCCCAGACTAGATGAGATCTCCCACGTTAGAGAGGAAGAGCCTTTGGTCCCAGATATCCCAGAGCCTCAAGAGCCTCAAGAGCCAGAAATCCTGAGTTTTACCTACACAG GAGACAGGAGTGAAGACGAGGAAGAGTACCTTGAGCAAGAAGATGTAAGTTTGGAGGATATACACAGATCTATTTTGGGAGATCCAGAAATCCACCAGACTCCAGACTGGGAAATAGTCTTTGAGGATGATCCAAGTAGACCTAACGAGAGAAGCTTTGGTACAAATACTTCTCAAGTCAATAGTTTATCGAATCTTCGGGAAACCATGCCTATCTGCCCTCTGTTAGGGAGACACCACGACTGCCCTGTATGTGGAAAAAGTTTCACTTGCAACTCCCACCTTGTTAGACACCTGAGAACTCACACGGGAGAGAAACCATATAAGTGTATGGAGTGTGGGAAAAGTTACACGCGGAGCTCACATCTTGCCAGGCACCAGAAGGTTCACAAAATGGGCACTGCTTATAAATTTCCCCTAAACCGGAAGAATTTGGATGAGACCTCCCCTCTGGTCCAGCCTGAGAGAACTCCTCCCGTTGAGAAACCCTTTAGATGTGACGATTGCGGAAAACACTTCCGCTGGACTTCGGACCTTGTCCGGCATCAGAGGACACACACGGGGGAAAAACCCTTCTTCTGTACTATTTGTGGCAAGAGCTTCAGCCAGAAATCCGTGCTGACGACACACCAAAGAATCCACCTTGGGGGCAAACCCTACCTGTGTGGAGAGTGTGGAGAGGACTTCAGTGACCACAGGCGGTACCTGGCGCACCGGAAGACGCACGCGGCAGAGGAGCTCTACCTCTGTAGCGAGTGCGGGCGGTGCTTCAACCACAGCGCCGCGTTCGCCAAGCACCTCAGGGGACACGCCTCGGTGAGGCCCTGCCGGTGCAACGAATGTGGGAAAAGCTTCAGTCGGAGGGACCACCTCGTCCGGCATCAAAGAACACACACTGGCGAGAAACCATTCACGTGCTCTACCTGCGGAAAGAGCTTCAGCAGGGGCTATCACTTAATCAGGCATCAGAGGACCCACTCAGAAAAGACCTCCTAG